The Caulobacter sp. FWC26 genome contains a region encoding:
- a CDS encoding EAL domain-containing protein, whose amino-acid sequence MRRLMLALLTGAYLCLALIVSLFLWRTGATPTVGVSAFIGTLGLCFAFHGLIAQAFMGANLRVDIDTIREAHAILLDQIEKVDARVTDLVDTVAADAQRRSEELSTEVHQLEDLIQQMNDRLEHQLTHQVAAASARSSGRERAPHASHMLQVVQDALAENRVDLYLQPIVSLPQRRTVFYESFSRLRDETGRVMMPAEYLAVAEGEGLMTAIDNLLLFRCVQIVRRLAKQDRKVGIFCNISLASLGDESFFPQFLEFMQGNKDLAGAVIFELGQAAFDRRGPVEARHMARLASLGFSFSLDKVNDLDVDFQDLARADVKFLKVGAQMMLDQLEEQDGKLVIASLPDLNASDFAALTRRYGVEVIVEKVEAEKQVAEILDLDIGYGQGHLFGEPRAIRDAVLAEADPPADFIRAPMRRRAVGW is encoded by the coding sequence ATGCGTAGACTGATGCTGGCGCTCCTGACGGGCGCTTATCTCTGTCTGGCCTTGATCGTCTCCCTCTTCCTCTGGAGGACGGGAGCGACGCCGACTGTCGGTGTTTCCGCGTTCATCGGCACGCTGGGCCTCTGCTTCGCCTTCCACGGCCTGATCGCCCAGGCGTTCATGGGCGCCAATCTGCGCGTCGACATCGACACCATCCGCGAAGCCCACGCCATCCTGCTGGACCAGATCGAGAAGGTCGACGCCCGGGTCACCGACCTGGTCGACACCGTCGCCGCCGACGCCCAGCGCCGGTCCGAGGAGCTGTCGACCGAGGTGCATCAGCTGGAAGACCTGATCCAGCAGATGAACGACCGCCTGGAGCACCAGCTGACCCACCAGGTCGCCGCCGCCTCGGCCCGCTCCAGCGGCCGCGAGCGCGCGCCGCACGCCAGCCACATGCTGCAGGTGGTGCAGGACGCCCTGGCCGAGAACCGCGTCGACCTCTACCTGCAGCCGATCGTCAGCCTGCCCCAGCGCCGGACCGTCTTCTACGAGAGCTTCTCGCGCCTGCGCGACGAAACGGGCCGCGTGATGATGCCGGCCGAGTATCTGGCGGTGGCCGAGGGCGAAGGCCTGATGACGGCGATCGACAACCTGCTGCTGTTCCGCTGCGTGCAGATCGTCCGCCGCCTCGCCAAGCAGGACCGCAAAGTTGGGATCTTCTGCAACATCTCGCTGGCCAGCCTGGGCGACGAGAGCTTCTTCCCGCAGTTCCTGGAGTTCATGCAGGGCAACAAGGACCTGGCCGGCGCGGTGATCTTCGAGCTGGGCCAGGCGGCGTTCGATCGCCGCGGCCCGGTGGAGGCCCGCCACATGGCCCGTCTGGCCAGCCTCGGCTTCAGCTTCAGCCTGGACAAGGTCAACGACCTGGACGTCGACTTCCAGGACCTGGCCCGCGCCGACGTGAAGTTCCTGAAGGTCGGCGCCCAGATGATGCTGGACCAGTTGGAAGAGCAGGACGGCAAGCTCGTCATCGCCTCGCTGCCCGACCTGAACGCCAGCGACTTCGCCGCCCTGACCCGCCGCTACGGCGTCGAGGTGATCGTCGAGAAGGTCGAGGCCGAAAAGCAGGTGGCCGAGATTCTGGACCTCGACATCGGTTACGGCCAAGGCCACCTGTTTGGCGAGCCGCGCGCCATCCGCGACGCCGTGCTGGCCGAAGCCGACCCGCCCGCCGACTTCATCCGCGCGCCGATGCGTCGCCGCGCGGTGGGCTGGTAG
- a CDS encoding Ada metal-binding domain-containing protein, translating to MTYLTDEARWAAWEARDRAADGAFFVAVRTTGVYCVASCPGRPLRQNVVFHDSREAARAAGFRACLRCKPDRVAA from the coding sequence ATGACCTACCTCACCGACGAGGCCCGCTGGGCCGCCTGGGAAGCCCGCGACCGCGCCGCCGACGGGGCCTTCTTCGTGGCCGTGCGCACCACCGGCGTTTATTGCGTGGCCAGCTGTCCCGGCCGACCGCTGCGCCAGAACGTCGTCTTCCACGACAGCCGCGAGGCCGCCCGCGCCGCCGGCTTCCGCGCCTGCCTGCGTTGCAAGCCGGACCGGGTCGCTGCGTGA
- a CDS encoding 2OG-Fe(II) oxygenase gives MTVDWIRIAAELDARGWALTGPLLKPKTCADIADLYPREEGFRSRVVMARHGFGRGEYKYFSYPLPEVVQRLRQDLYGPLSVIANAWAQRLGEERRFPDTLEGMLARCHGAGQARPTPLLLTYGPGDYNCLHQDLYGEHVFPLQAAFLLDEPGRDFEGGEFVLVEQRPRQQSAPQVVPLSQGEGVIFAVRERPAEGTRGVHRRMLRHGVSEVRSGRRRTLGVIFHDAT, from the coding sequence GTGACTGTGGACTGGATCCGCATCGCCGCCGAGCTGGACGCCCGCGGCTGGGCCCTGACCGGCCCGCTGCTCAAGCCTAAGACCTGCGCCGACATCGCCGACCTGTATCCCCGCGAGGAGGGCTTCCGCAGCCGCGTGGTCATGGCCCGCCACGGCTTTGGGCGCGGCGAGTACAAGTATTTCAGCTATCCGCTGCCCGAGGTCGTGCAGCGCCTGCGCCAGGACCTCTATGGTCCGCTGTCGGTGATCGCCAACGCTTGGGCGCAGCGCCTGGGCGAAGAGCGCCGCTTTCCCGACACGCTGGAGGGGATGCTGGCCCGCTGCCACGGCGCGGGTCAGGCCCGCCCCACGCCGCTGCTGCTGACCTATGGCCCCGGCGACTACAACTGCCTGCACCAGGACCTCTATGGCGAGCACGTCTTCCCGCTGCAGGCCGCCTTCCTGCTGGACGAGCCGGGGCGAGACTTCGAGGGCGGCGAGTTCGTCCTCGTCGAGCAACGCCCCCGCCAGCAATCCGCGCCGCAGGTCGTGCCGCTAAGCCAGGGCGAAGGCGTGATCTTCGCGGTCCGCGAACGCCCGGCCGAGGGGACGCGCGGGGTGCACCGGCGGATGCTGCGGCACGGGGTCAGCGAAGTGCGGTCCGGACGACGGCGGACGTTGGGGGTGATCTTTCATGATGCGACGTAG
- a CDS encoding GIY-YIG nuclease family protein gives MAFYVYIMANRRNGTLYIGSTDDLARRVFEHQSQIRGFTAKYGCTMLVWFEQHETRESALIRERRLKEWRRSWKLMLIEESNPDWRDLALDFLG, from the coding sequence ATGGCCTTTTACGTCTACATCATGGCCAACCGCCGAAACGGAACGCTCTACATCGGCTCGACCGACGACCTCGCTCGCCGCGTCTTCGAGCATCAGAGTCAGATTCGAGGCTTCACCGCAAAGTACGGTTGCACGATGCTGGTGTGGTTCGAGCAGCATGAAACGCGCGAGAGCGCACTGATCCGCGAGCGTCGCCTCAAAGAATGGCGTCGGTCCTGGAAGCTCATGCTGATTGAGGAGAGCAATCCTGATTGGCGTGACCTTGCATTGGATTTCCTGGGCTAG
- a CDS encoding NnrU family protein, giving the protein MTILLLGLVLFLGIHSVRILAAPLRDAQVAASPKRWRGLYSLVSAVGLGLIIWGWIIYRPAAPQLYDPPTWGRHAAMLLVWLAFILLPTANAPAGRIKATVRHPMLLGVILWSAGHLLANGDQASVMLFGSFLAWAVVDLASAISRKEPAPVVVKPRSDLIGVLGGTVLYLVFVFVLHRLLFGVSPMG; this is encoded by the coding sequence ATGACGATTCTGCTTCTTGGTCTTGTGCTGTTTCTGGGAATCCACTCGGTGCGGATCCTGGCCGCGCCCCTGCGCGACGCGCAGGTCGCCGCCAGTCCCAAGCGCTGGCGCGGGCTCTATTCGCTGGTGTCGGCGGTTGGCCTTGGCCTGATCATCTGGGGCTGGATCATCTATCGCCCCGCCGCGCCGCAGCTCTACGACCCGCCGACCTGGGGCCGTCACGCGGCCATGCTGCTGGTGTGGCTGGCCTTCATCCTCCTGCCCACGGCCAACGCCCCGGCCGGACGGATCAAGGCGACGGTGCGCCACCCGATGCTGCTGGGCGTGATCCTGTGGTCGGCCGGCCACCTGCTGGCCAATGGCGACCAGGCCTCGGTGATGCTGTTCGGATCGTTCCTGGCCTGGGCGGTGGTCGATCTTGCCTCCGCCATCAGCCGCAAGGAGCCCGCCCCCGTGGTCGTCAAGCCGCGGTCGGACCTGATCGGCGTGCTTGGCGGGACGGTGCTGTATCTGGTGTTCGTGTTCGTGCTGCACCGGCTGCTGTTTGGCGTGTCGCCGATGGGGTGA
- a CDS encoding TIGR01459 family HAD-type hydrolase gives MMDFPPGLSALSDRYDVVLCDVWGVIHNGVASFPQACDALTKWAQTKGPVVLISNSPRPSHDVVAQLDALGVPRSSWQGFVTSGDATRALLKANAPGKVWKIGPARDEVLYEGLDLVGAGCEDADFISCTGLYEDEVEVPEDYRDRLKVAAERGLLFICANPDRVVQRGDKLIFCAGALADLYESLGGKVVMAGKPYGQIYDLAVAEAERLLGRPVDRARIVCIGDGVITDVKGAHDQKLACLFVARGIHGDKAVGPDGRLVPDAVHALLDAEAVGATHAIGDLVW, from the coding sequence ATGATGGACTTCCCCCCCGGCCTTTCCGCCCTTTCCGACCGCTACGACGTGGTGCTGTGCGACGTCTGGGGCGTGATCCACAACGGCGTGGCCAGCTTCCCGCAGGCTTGCGACGCGCTGACGAAGTGGGCGCAGACCAAGGGTCCGGTGGTGCTGATCTCCAACTCGCCGCGTCCGTCGCACGACGTGGTCGCGCAGCTGGACGCGCTGGGCGTGCCGCGCTCTTCCTGGCAGGGCTTCGTCACCTCGGGCGACGCGACCCGCGCGCTCCTGAAGGCCAACGCCCCGGGCAAGGTCTGGAAGATCGGCCCGGCCCGCGACGAGGTGCTGTACGAAGGCCTCGATCTGGTCGGCGCCGGCTGCGAGGACGCTGACTTCATCTCGTGCACCGGCCTCTATGAGGACGAGGTCGAGGTCCCCGAAGACTATCGCGACCGCCTGAAGGTCGCCGCCGAGCGGGGCCTTTTGTTCATCTGCGCCAATCCCGACCGGGTGGTGCAGCGCGGCGACAAGCTGATCTTCTGCGCCGGCGCGCTGGCCGACCTCTATGAGAGCCTCGGCGGCAAGGTGGTGATGGCCGGCAAGCCCTATGGCCAGATCTACGACCTGGCTGTGGCCGAGGCCGAGCGCCTCCTCGGCCGCCCGGTCGATCGCGCGCGGATTGTCTGTATCGGCGACGGCGTGATCACCGACGTGAAGGGCGCGCACGATCAGAAGCTGGCCTGCCTGTTCGTCGCCAGGGGCATCCATGGCGACAAGGCCGTGGGTCCCGACGGCCGGCTGGTTCCCGACGCCGTCCACGCCCTGCTGGACGCCGAGGCGGTGGGCGCGACCCACGCGATCGGCGATCTGGTCTGGTGA
- a CDS encoding MaoC family dehydratase: MMQGKFLEELNVGQSAELVRTVGEADIVAFAEVTGDNNPVHLDADYAAKTSFGERIAHGMLSAGYISAVLGTTLPGPGAIYLSQTLRFKRPVKIGDEVTARATITEIDEAKARVTFATTCLVNGKPVVEGEATGMVPRKAA, encoded by the coding sequence GTGATGCAGGGCAAATTCCTGGAAGAGCTGAACGTCGGCCAGTCGGCCGAGCTGGTCCGCACCGTCGGCGAGGCCGACATCGTGGCCTTCGCCGAGGTCACGGGCGACAACAACCCCGTCCACCTGGACGCCGACTACGCCGCGAAGACCAGCTTTGGCGAGCGCATCGCGCATGGCATGCTGTCGGCCGGCTATATCTCGGCGGTGCTGGGCACGACCCTGCCCGGCCCCGGCGCGATCTATCTGTCCCAGACCCTGCGCTTCAAGCGCCCGGTCAAGATCGGCGACGAAGTCACCGCCCGCGCCACCATCACCGAAATCGACGAGGCCAAGGCTCGCGTCACCTTCGCCACCACCTGCCTGGTCAATGGCAAGCCGGTGGTCGAGGGCGAGGCCACGGGCATGGTCCCCCGCAAGGCCGCCTGA
- a CDS encoding bifunctional riboflavin kinase/FAD synthetase codes for MPLKTVHAWKDLSPDQRGAAVALGNFDGVHRGHQQVIAQAAKAALADKTPLGVISFDPHPRRLFRPTEPAFKLMTQSQQTRALAGLGVGVFYLLPFDFEMASFGDREFVEKVLVEGLGVTHVAAGFDISFGRGRTGSPDLLRAYGQEYGFSVSIAEPVAGGDGQKFSSTAVRDALRAGQPEQAAAILGRPFAIEGVVRRGQQLGRQLGFPTANVEVEDYVVPKLGVYATRTRLPDGREVPGVANLGNNPTTGHVETRLETWLFDFDEDLYGQIIETQLVAFLRPELKFDSLELMIEQIRRDEQAARAIVAPAF; via the coding sequence ATGCCCCTGAAGACTGTTCACGCCTGGAAAGACCTGTCCCCCGACCAGCGCGGCGCCGCCGTGGCGCTGGGCAATTTCGACGGGGTGCATCGCGGCCACCAGCAGGTGATCGCCCAGGCCGCCAAGGCCGCCCTGGCCGACAAGACGCCGCTGGGCGTGATCAGCTTCGACCCGCATCCGCGTCGCCTGTTCCGGCCTACCGAGCCGGCGTTCAAGCTGATGACCCAGAGCCAGCAGACCCGGGCGCTGGCGGGGCTGGGCGTGGGTGTCTTCTACCTTCTGCCGTTCGACTTCGAGATGGCCAGCTTCGGCGACCGCGAGTTCGTCGAGAAGGTGCTGGTCGAGGGGCTGGGCGTGACCCATGTGGCCGCCGGCTTCGACATCTCGTTCGGGCGCGGCCGCACCGGCAGCCCCGACCTGCTGCGGGCCTACGGCCAGGAGTACGGCTTTTCGGTCTCGATCGCCGAACCGGTGGCGGGCGGCGATGGCCAGAAGTTCTCGTCGACGGCGGTGCGTGACGCGCTGCGGGCCGGCCAGCCCGAGCAGGCGGCGGCGATCCTGGGCCGCCCCTTCGCCATCGAGGGCGTGGTGCGGCGCGGCCAGCAGCTGGGCCGCCAGCTGGGCTTTCCCACCGCCAATGTCGAGGTCGAGGACTATGTGGTCCCCAAGCTCGGCGTCTACGCCACCCGCACCCGCCTGCCCGACGGCCGCGAGGTGCCCGGCGTGGCCAATCTCGGCAACAACCCGACCACCGGCCATGTCGAGACCCGCCTCGAGACCTGGCTGTTCGATTTCGACGAGGACCTGTACGGCCAGATCATCGAGACCCAGCTGGTCGCTTTCCTGCGCCCGGAGCTGAAGTTCGACAGTCTCGAGCTGATGATCGAGCAGATCCGCCGCGACGAACAGGCCGCGCGGGCGATCGTCGCGCCGGCGTTTTAG
- a CDS encoding S1C family serine protease translates to MLKGRKYHHFARARRPVARRRHEILAYPDGAQFVFDTGKAIEVEGGYCALPDGDLLDAYSNAVVRAVEHVGPSVVRIHPMLEDPRMQGVGSGFAIAEGGLILTNSHVVQGANRFIVITAEGRSLTARCVGDDPDTDLALIKVDQAVEIPVARLGDSKKLRRGQLVIAIGAPLGFEATVTTGVVSALGRSLRAERGRLIEDLIQTDAALNPGNSGGPLVSSTGEVVGIATAIIAGYQGLCFAVAANTARFVIGELLAHGHVRRGSIGLVAQQAPIPPALARATGVHQPYAVYVAHVDAGGPAAKAGIKEGDLLVAAGEMLLTGLDDLLRALDNHSIGKPTVFTLIRHGRLMQVTVTPRLRKPGA, encoded by the coding sequence ATGCTCAAGGGGCGCAAGTATCATCATTTCGCGCGGGCCCGGCGGCCGGTCGCCCGGCGTCGGCACGAGATCCTGGCCTATCCGGACGGCGCGCAGTTCGTGTTCGACACGGGCAAGGCGATCGAGGTCGAGGGCGGCTATTGCGCCCTGCCCGACGGCGATTTGCTGGACGCCTATTCCAACGCCGTGGTCCGCGCCGTCGAGCATGTGGGCCCCAGCGTCGTCCGCATCCACCCGATGCTGGAAGACCCCCGGATGCAGGGCGTCGGCTCGGGCTTCGCGATCGCTGAAGGCGGGCTGATCCTGACCAACAGTCATGTGGTGCAGGGCGCCAACCGCTTCATCGTCATCACCGCCGAGGGCCGCAGCCTGACGGCCCGCTGCGTGGGCGACGACCCTGACACGGACCTGGCCCTCATCAAGGTCGACCAGGCCGTCGAGATCCCGGTGGCGCGGCTGGGCGACTCCAAGAAGCTGCGGCGTGGCCAGCTGGTCATCGCCATCGGCGCGCCGCTGGGCTTCGAAGCCACGGTGACCACCGGCGTCGTCTCGGCCCTTGGCCGGTCCCTGCGCGCCGAGCGTGGCCGGCTGATCGAAGACCTGATCCAGACCGACGCGGCGCTCAATCCGGGCAACAGCGGCGGGCCGCTGGTCAGCTCGACCGGCGAGGTGGTCGGCATCGCCACGGCGATCATCGCCGGCTACCAGGGTCTGTGCTTCGCGGTCGCCGCCAATACGGCCAGGTTCGTGATCGGCGAGCTCCTGGCCCACGGCCATGTGCGGCGCGGCTCGATCGGCCTTGTCGCCCAGCAGGCCCCGATCCCGCCGGCGCTTGCGCGGGCGACGGGCGTCCACCAGCCCTACGCAGTCTATGTGGCCCATGTCGACGCCGGCGGCCCGGCGGCCAAGGCCGGCATCAAGGAAGGCGACCTGCTGGTCGCCGCCGGCGAGATGCTGCTGACCGGCCTCGACGATCTGTTGCGGGCGCTGGACAACCACAGCATCGGCAAGCCGACGGTGTTCACCCTGATCCGCCATGGTCGGCTGATGCAGGTGACCGTGACGCCGAGGCTGCGGAAGCCGGGAGCTTAA
- the ileS gene encoding isoleucine--tRNA ligase, producing MADDATTARDYRETVFLPDTPFPMRAGLPKKEPEILEGWAALSDKGLYGAVRQKRQAAGAPLFVFHDGPPYANGAIHIGHALNKILKDFVVRSRFALGYDVDYVPGWDCHGLPIEWKIEEQFRAKGRRKDEVPAEEFRRECRAYAAGWIEAQKTEFQRLGVLGDWWNRYATMDFTSEAKIVEEFHKFLATGQLYRGSKPVMWSPVERTALADAEIEYHDHVSPTIWVKFPVSAVVREGPTSKAELLGASVVIWTTTPWTIPANRAISYNPEIGYGLYEVAEVASAESLGFAPWAAPGDRLILADNLAESVFKAANIVQANRLKALTKDDLHGLIVRHPLHELDAGYTFTVPMLASDHVTDDAGTGFVHTAPGHGQDDYSVWMRTVHGLNELFASQYPAAQVNVDKSIPDTVDPDGAYYDHVPLFAGLKVLETEGKKVGKFGPANGAVMEKLIEAGNLLARGRVEHSYPHSWRSKAPVIFRNTPQWFIRMDHAVDSLGGKTLREVAVQAIADTAFYPDGGRNRIGSMVETRPDWLISRQRNWGTPLAMFVDKHTGHPLNDPDVNARILAAIREGGADAWFTRPDSDFLGAHDPAQYEKITDILDVWFDSGCTHAFTIEGREDSAWPADLYLEGSDQHRGWFQSSLLEGCGTRGRAPYKAVVTHGFTMDENGEKMSKSRGNTVEPQTITKESGAEILRLWTAMVDYQEDQRIGKTILATTTDAYRKLRNTMRYLLGALAGFTEDERVTDYDQFPPLEKYILHRLWELDGQVREAYERYAFSDVIRPLIEFCQGDLSALFFDVRRDSLYCDRPDALKRRAYRTVLDYVFDRLTIWLAPLASFTMEEAWTTRFPEAGPVAYRVIPDTPAAWRNDAEAARWAKVEKVTSVVTGALEVERREKRIGSALEAAPVVHVADEDLLAAFEGLDPAEVFRTSAATLVAGDAGAFRADDVKGVSVDPNKAEGQKCARSWRILPEVGTDPRYPELSLRDADAVAYWDAGR from the coding sequence ATGGCCGACGACGCCACGACCGCCCGCGACTATCGCGAAACCGTCTTCCTTCCCGACACCCCGTTCCCGATGCGCGCGGGCCTGCCCAAGAAGGAGCCGGAAATCCTGGAGGGCTGGGCCGCCCTCTCCGACAAGGGCCTGTACGGCGCGGTGCGCCAGAAGCGCCAGGCCGCCGGCGCGCCGCTGTTCGTGTTCCACGACGGCCCGCCCTACGCCAACGGCGCGATCCACATCGGCCACGCGCTGAACAAGATCCTCAAGGACTTCGTGGTCCGCTCGCGCTTCGCGCTGGGCTACGACGTCGACTACGTGCCCGGCTGGGACTGCCACGGCCTGCCCATCGAGTGGAAGATCGAAGAGCAGTTCCGCGCCAAGGGCCGCCGCAAGGACGAGGTTCCGGCCGAGGAGTTCCGCCGCGAGTGCCGCGCCTACGCCGCCGGCTGGATCGAGGCCCAGAAGACCGAGTTCCAGCGCCTGGGCGTGCTGGGCGACTGGTGGAACCGCTATGCCACCATGGACTTCACCTCGGAAGCCAAGATCGTCGAGGAGTTCCACAAGTTCCTGGCCACCGGCCAGCTCTATCGCGGCTCCAAGCCCGTGATGTGGAGCCCTGTCGAGCGCACGGCCCTGGCCGACGCCGAGATCGAGTACCACGACCACGTCTCGCCCACGATCTGGGTGAAGTTCCCGGTGTCAGCGGTAGTTCGCGAAGGCCCTACGTCTAAGGCAGAGCTCCTAGGCGCGTCCGTAGTTATCTGGACGACGACGCCTTGGACCATCCCAGCCAACCGCGCCATCAGCTACAACCCGGAAATCGGCTATGGTCTCTACGAGGTTGCAGAAGTTGCCAGTGCAGAGTCCCTCGGATTTGCTCCTTGGGCCGCGCCTGGTGATCGACTGATCTTGGCTGATAACCTGGCCGAGAGCGTCTTCAAAGCTGCCAACATCGTCCAAGCCAATCGCTTGAAGGCGCTAACGAAAGACGATCTCCATGGCTTGATCGTTCGGCATCCGCTCCACGAACTCGACGCCGGTTACACGTTCACAGTGCCAATGCTAGCCAGCGATCATGTGACTGATGACGCCGGTACTGGCTTTGTTCATACCGCGCCGGGCCACGGCCAGGATGACTATTCTGTCTGGATGCGCACTGTTCATGGGTTGAACGAGTTGTTCGCTAGCCAATATCCGGCGGCTCAGGTCAATGTCGACAAATCTATCCCGGACACCGTGGACCCGGACGGCGCGTATTACGATCACGTGCCGCTGTTCGCGGGCCTCAAGGTCCTCGAGACCGAAGGCAAGAAGGTCGGCAAGTTCGGGCCCGCCAACGGCGCGGTCATGGAAAAGCTGATCGAGGCCGGCAACCTTCTGGCGCGTGGCCGCGTCGAACACAGCTATCCGCACAGCTGGCGCTCGAAGGCCCCGGTGATCTTCCGCAACACGCCGCAGTGGTTCATCCGCATGGACCACGCGGTCGACTCGCTGGGCGGCAAGACCCTGCGCGAGGTGGCCGTTCAGGCCATCGCCGACACCGCCTTCTATCCGGACGGCGGCCGCAACCGCATCGGATCGATGGTCGAGACCCGTCCCGACTGGCTGATCAGCCGCCAGCGCAACTGGGGCACGCCGCTGGCGATGTTCGTCGACAAGCACACCGGCCACCCGCTGAACGACCCCGACGTCAACGCCCGCATCCTGGCGGCCATCCGCGAGGGCGGCGCCGACGCCTGGTTCACCCGTCCCGACAGCGATTTCCTGGGCGCCCACGACCCGGCCCAGTACGAGAAGATCACCGACATCCTCGATGTCTGGTTCGACTCCGGCTGCACCCACGCCTTCACGATCGAGGGCCGCGAGGACAGCGCCTGGCCGGCCGACCTTTATCTCGAGGGCTCCGACCAGCACCGCGGCTGGTTCCAGTCGTCCCTGCTGGAGGGCTGCGGCACCCGCGGTCGCGCCCCCTACAAGGCCGTTGTCACCCATGGCTTCACCATGGACGAGAACGGCGAGAAGATGAGCAAGTCGCGCGGCAACACCGTCGAGCCGCAGACGATCACCAAGGAGTCCGGCGCGGAAATCCTGCGCCTGTGGACGGCCATGGTCGACTATCAGGAAGACCAGCGCATCGGTAAGACGATCCTGGCCACCACGACCGACGCCTATCGCAAGCTGCGCAACACCATGCGCTACCTGCTGGGGGCTCTGGCCGGCTTCACCGAGGACGAGCGGGTCACCGACTACGACCAGTTCCCGCCGCTGGAGAAGTACATCCTGCACCGCCTTTGGGAGCTGGATGGCCAGGTGCGCGAGGCCTATGAGCGCTACGCCTTCTCGGATGTCATCCGTCCGCTGATCGAATTCTGCCAGGGCGACCTGTCGGCCCTGTTCTTCGACGTGCGCCGCGACAGCCTCTATTGCGACCGTCCCGACGCCCTGAAGCGCCGGGCCTATCGCACGGTGCTGGACTATGTGTTCGACCGCCTGACCATCTGGCTGGCCCCGCTGGCCAGCTTCACGATGGAAGAGGCCTGGACCACCCGCTTCCCCGAGGCGGGCCCGGTGGCCTATCGCGTCATCCCGGACACCCCGGCCGCCTGGCGCAACGACGCCGAGGCCGCCCGCTGGGCCAAGGTCGAGAAGGTCACCAGCGTCGTGACCGGCGCCCTGGAAGTCGAACGCCGCGAAAAGCGCATCGGCTCGGCGCTGGAGGCCGCGCCGGTGGTGCATGTCGCCGACGAAGACCTGCTGGCCGCCTTCGAGGGCCTGGACCCCGCCGAGGTGTTCCGCACCAGCGCCGCGACCCTGGTCGCAGGCGACGCCGGCGCCTTCCGCGCCGACGACGTCAAGGGCGTGTCGGTCGATCCCAACAAGGCCGAGGGCCAGAAGTGCGCCCGTTCGTGGCGCATCCTGCCGGAAGTCGGAACCGATCCGCGCTATCCGGAGCTTAGCCTTCGCGACGCCGACGCCGTGGCCTACTGGGACGCGGGACGCTAA
- the lspA gene encoding signal peptidase II, whose product MTITRQGWIAYAVAAATVVLDQISKLWILGLLGREQGASLPLLGPLHLTMVHNYGMSFGLLRNSEWGRWLLIGFSVVVVIGLALWIRKAIRPLPALGVGMIIGGAIGNNLIDRVLYGYVVDFIDVSRLHFPWVFNVADSGISVGVALLLLDSFLSEEKKLSHQTE is encoded by the coding sequence TTGACCATCACCCGCCAAGGCTGGATCGCCTACGCCGTCGCCGCCGCCACGGTGGTGCTGGACCAGATTTCCAAGCTCTGGATCCTGGGCCTTCTGGGCCGTGAGCAAGGCGCCAGCCTGCCGCTGCTGGGGCCGCTGCACCTGACCATGGTGCATAACTACGGCATGAGCTTTGGCCTGCTGCGCAACAGCGAGTGGGGCCGCTGGCTGCTGATCGGCTTCTCGGTGGTGGTGGTGATCGGCCTGGCCCTCTGGATCCGCAAGGCGATCAGGCCGCTGCCGGCGCTGGGCGTGGGCATGATCATCGGCGGCGCCATCGGCAACAACCTGATCGACCGGGTGCTGTACGGCTATGTCGTCGACTTCATCGACGTCTCGCGGCTGCACTTTCCCTGGGTGTTCAACGTCGCCGACTCGGGCATCTCGGTGGGCGTGGCCCTGCTGCTGCTCGACAGCTTCCTGTCCGAAGAGAAGAAACTCTCTCACCAGACCGAGTAG
- a CDS encoding DUF3035 domain-containing protein codes for MNFNRVATVSALTAVAAIGLAGCQSTQKALGMSKVVPDEFRVVSKAPLAVPPDYALRPPAPGEPRPQELQPESAARAALLGQNAAAGRSEGERLLVARAGSDKADPLIRFVVDDENGDLAHKDESFASKVMFWKKGQAKTNVATAAEAGGNAPLEVDAAAEEARLKKLVGTGGVVISREKKTGIKLPGL; via the coding sequence ATGAATTTCAATCGGGTCGCGACCGTGAGCGCCCTGACCGCCGTGGCCGCCATCGGCCTGGCGGGCTGCCAATCGACCCAGAAGGCTCTGGGCATGAGCAAGGTGGTTCCCGACGAGTTCCGCGTGGTCTCCAAGGCCCCGCTGGCGGTGCCGCCCGACTACGCGCTGCGTCCGCCGGCGCCCGGCGAGCCGCGCCCGCAGGAACTGCAGCCTGAAAGCGCCGCCCGCGCCGCCCTGCTCGGCCAGAACGCCGCCGCCGGCCGCTCGGAAGGCGAGCGCCTGTTGGTCGCCCGCGCCGGCAGCGACAAGGCCGACCCGCTGATCCGCTTCGTCGTCGACGATGAGAACGGCGATCTGGCCCACAAGGACGAGAGCTTCGCCAGCAAGGTGATGTTCTGGAAGAAGGGTCAGGCCAAGACCAACGTCGCCACCGCCGCCGAAGCCGGCGGCAACGCGCCGCTGGAAGTCGACGCCGCCGCCGAGGAAGCGCGCCTCAAGAAGCTCGTGGGCACGGGCGGCGTGGTCATCAGCCGCGAGAAGAAGACCGGCATCAAGCTGCCGGGCCTGTAA